One window of Branchiostoma lanceolatum isolate klBraLanc5 chromosome 6, klBraLanc5.hap2, whole genome shotgun sequence genomic DNA carries:
- the LOC136437522 gene encoding serine/threonine-protein kinase MARK2-like: protein MLPPIAALPFQVAIKILHKKALQQKETDKHFVQRALKREVEILHRLDHPHVIYLFDYFETPDRKYLVLEYAQEGQLSVFVRRYRVGRGVGLPENVVCRFTNQLVDGLQYVHRQGIVHRDLKDENILLDRKFNVKISDFGFATELTKGYMRDYGPMKRLETFCGSMEYMAPEILRSEPYNGVLADIWSLGVVFYTMLAGVRPYNVSTNWDREVRREMLLQKMEEPLDFSRSIHLSEDAKYLTRKILQVDKKRRPSLKRISAYSWMRGAYAWEGTVLENVQEFREHYQDLGSDTWSSCNAENIRQVDDEETVKSSEGETPNSDVDSFSSLVGPGLDSDLDGRKAPSPLYMTPGELSQDEPTDASANSPNGRHPRRRRERARLDKTSGGNISKEPTYVEAKQLKKKFHDKTESPDQKQRRGAKRNTKQNRRKPETGKAKEKDATVTTTDKQVSEKESNKQSKPSDDGTKGKIKMAPSSDGQGNHVSSENRTNIKRRAPRRQQTKQLAENNAHKEMDEPFAEDHATVTRKDRGNTLKKKTNRLGDGKRFQTKKAPFRTAIKSPVLTSVEAPIRTAVESVQGDYEYSDDFEEDSEETASSLKTKDHKTGGDQLMAKRDEKVQRREKPVPKKREERPQNMTTKNKRPQKTTTKNKCAVKTALSSIKRDSTSTKQATGRQHWSAKARVVQEVGSDHASPFYSKQRDASPERPSPPPEMLMKVVDENIEEQISDGDASSFDLEEKEAPPSAAVPFKVERGSADRVCAGTKSSKKGVRLTGKRSEGAAVGRRNIHTRDRKARKKFGSQRGNRVEKVRVGGMLPPIDASWKAGQLVGQIPSTDTKPAGDAQRPRQTPHPRTGRIQTRKRSPDDIGGNERNRLIDFQP, encoded by the exons atgttacctcccatagcggccctgccctttcaa GTGGCGATAAAGATCCTCCATAAGAAAGCCCTCCAGCAAAAGGAGACAGACAAGCATTTTGTCCAAAGGGCCCTCAAGCGGGAAGTCGAAATACTACACCGCCTTGACCATCCACACGTG ATCTACCTTTTCGACTATTTTGAGACACCGGACCGGAAGTACCTGGTGCTTGAGTACGCCCAGGAGGGCCAGCTCAGCGTGTTCGTTCGGCGGTACCGGGTGGGGAGGGGCGTCGGTCTGCCCGAGAACGTGGTGTGCCGCTTCACCAACCAGCTGGTGGACGGGCTGCAGTATGTACACAGGCAGGGCATCGTGCACAG GGATCTTAAAGACGAAAACATTCTCCTAGATAGAAAATTCAACGTCAAGATTTCGG ATTTCGGCTTTGCCACGGAGCTGACTAAAGGTTACATGCGTGACTACGGACCAATGAAACGTCTGGAAACGTTCTGTGGTTCTATGGAGTACATGGCTCCCGAAATCCTCCGCTCCGAACCCTACAACGGTGTGCTGGCGGACATATGGAGTCT AGGAGTCGTGTTTTACACGATGCTGGCCGGAGTGAGACCGTATAACGTATCGACAAACTGGGACAGGGAGGTGAGGAGGGAAATGTTGCTGCAGAAAATGGAGGAACCGCTAGACTTCAGCAGGAGCATACATCTGTCAGAAG ATGCCAAATACCTAACCAGGAAGATCTTACAAGTGGACAAGAAGAGGCGGCCCAGTCTGAAGCGTATCAGCGCCTATTCCTGGATGCGGGGAGCCTACGCTTGGGAAGGTACTGTTCTAGAAAATGTGCAGGAGTTCAGAGAGCACTATCAGGATTTGGGGAGTGACACCTGGTCGAGCTGTAATGCCGAGAATATCCGCCAGGTGGATGATGAAGAGACAGTCAAGTCGTCTGAGGGAGAGACGCCAAATAGTGATGTGGACAGTTTCTCCTCACTGGTAGGACCTGGTTTGGATTCAGACCTGGATGGACGGAAAGCACCTTCTCCGTTATACATGACTCCAGGGGAACTCAGTCAGGATGAACCCACGGACGCGTCTGCAAACTCTCCTAATGGCAGACACCCAAGACGTCGGCGGGAACGTGCCAGGTTGGACAAGACGTCGGGTGGAAACATCTCAAAAGAACCTACTTACGTTGAGGCCAAACAGTTGAAGAAAAAATTTCATGACAAAACGGAATCTCCGGATCAAAAACAGAGGCGAGGTGCAAAGCGCAACACCAAGCAAAACAGGAGAAAGCCCGAGACAGGAAAGGCGAAGGAGAAAGATGCCACAGTTACAACTACTGACAAACAAGTCTCCGAGAAAGAATCCAACAAACAAAGCAAGCCATCTGACGATGGGACTAAGGGGAAGATAAAAATGGCACCGTCGAGTGATGGACAAGGAAACCACGTCTCATCTGAAAACAGAACGAACATCAAGAGAAGAGCACCCCGTAGGCAACAGACAAAACAACTAGCAGAAAATAACGCACATAAAGAAATGGACGAGCCCTTCGCCGAAGATCACGCTACGGTCACGCGGAAGGATCGTGGAAATACTttaaagaagaagacaaaccGTCTTGGCGATGGAAAGCGCTTTCAGACAAAGAAAGCTCCATTCCGCACTGCTATCAAATCTCCAGTCCTTACTTCTGTCGAAGCTCCAATCCGCACTGCAGTCGAAAGCGTCCAGGGTGATTATGAGTATAGCGACGACTTCGAAGAAGATTCTGAAGAAACTGCGTCAAGTCTTAAGACCAAAGATCACAAGACAGGAGGAGATCAGCTGATGGCGAAACGAGATGAAAAAGTCCAGCGCCGAGAGAAACCTGTTCCGAAAAAGCGTGAAGAACGTCCCCAAAATATGACGACAAAGAACAAACGACCCCAAAAGACGACGACAAAGAACAAATGTGCCGTAAAAACAGCTCTCTCTTCCATCAAGAGAGACTCAACGTCCACTAAACAAGCAACGGGAAGGCAGCACTGGTCCGCAAAGGCACGGGTCGTTCAAGAGGTAGGGAGCGACCACGCTTCACCATTTTACTCCAAGCAGAGAGATGCTTCTCCCGAAAGACCCTCCCCGCCTCCGGAGATGTTGATGAAAGTTGTGGACGAAAACATAGAAGAACAAATATCCGATGGAGATGCGTCGTCCTTCGACCTGGAAGAAAAGGAGGCCCCGCCGAGCGCTGCAGTTCCGTTCAAGGTTGAAAGAGGGAGCGCTGATCGCGTCTGTGCTGGGACGAAAAGTAGCAAAAAAGGGGTGCGCTTGACAGGGAAAAGGagcgagggtgccgccgtcggtAGAAGGAATATCCACACTCGAGACCGCAAGGCGAGAAAGAAATTCGGCAGTCAAAGAGGGAATCGCGTCGAGAAGGTGAGAGTAGGCGGTATGCTGCCACCGATAGACGCCAGTTGGAAGGCGGGCCAGTTAGTCGGCCAGATCCCGTCGACGGACACCAAACCCGCCGGCGATGCTCAACGGCCCCGACAAACGCCCCACCCAAGAACGGGAAGGATCCAAACGAGGAAAAGGAGTCCTGATGACATTGGGGGAAACGAGAGAAACCGACTGATAGATTTTCAACCATag